In Planctomycetia bacterium, one DNA window encodes the following:
- a CDS encoding transglutaminase family protein gives MSIRVALHHHTRYHYDRPIQIMPQVVRLRPAPHCRTPIVGYSLKVTPEKHFINWQQDPHGNFLARLVFPEKSDVFSIEVDLLAELTVVNPFDFFLEPSAEKIPFKYDANSSEDLRPYLVTVPLGQKMAQFLGTISREEMRTVDYLVYLNSLVNKRVEYVVRMDPGVQTPEETLTLGKGSCRDSAWLLVQVLRELGLAARFCSGYLIQLTADVKSLDGPSGTEVDFTDLHAWTEVFLPGAGWIGLDPTSGLFAGEGHIPLAATPDPSSAAPVTGSVEPCETTFDFAMTVTRIHEDPRVTKPYTEEQWATIEKLGHQVDAEIAANDMRLTMGGEPTFVSIDDVEGDEWNTAAMGPLKRKLSGQLIRRLADKFSIGPLMHYGQGKWYPGEPLPRWSLSCYWRKDGQKIWNDLSLIAEDEAGLKHTEADAQAFVTELAGRLGVDADNAEAAYEDAWYYMWKERKLPSNVDPLKSNLADKVERDRLAKVFTQGLNKVVGYALPLARNAFGTAPGWRSGSWFLRDEHMYLLPGDSPMGYRLPLDSFPWVAPKDFPHVLPSDPFADRGPLPGRLDLPGSENWLKAYKSAGQNGTTNGYGGHAPFPQSREFLAPGMTNYASTVIRRQMNGDGGLGEHGAGAGNVALETPRLAESRTLPWPQNATIPENVVLLEQGKSAQSIVRTALCVEPRNGKLHIFMPPLEHVEDYLDLVAKLEQTAEHLKLPIVIEGYLPPHDHRLTYLRVTPDPGVIEVNLQPAASWDELVRNTTVLYDEARQTRLGTEKFMLDGRHTGTGGGNHIVLGGPTAADSPILRRPDLLRSLVGYWNNHPSLSYLFSGLFVGPTSQAPRMDEARHEAVYELETAFQQLPDAPNCPPWMTDRLFRHLLIDVTGNTHRAEFCIDKLFSPDSSTGRLGLVELRAFEMPPHARMSLTQQLLLRGLLAEFWKRPYQSPLVRWGTGLHDRFMLPHFIAEDFVDVIDDLKSAGFDFQQDWFDAHFEFRFPFCGKIVQRGVEVEIRQAIEPWHVLGEESSASGTSRFVDSSVERVQVKVSGLIDPRHAITCNGRRVPLHPTGKLGEYVAGVRYRAWQPPSCLHPTIGVHAPLTFDVVDTWSQRSIGGCMWHVAHPGGLSYTTFPINAYEAETRRTSRFFAMGHTPGKITVPPDERNKDYPMTLDLRRDPVREFPV, from the coding sequence ATGTCGATCCGAGTCGCCCTTCATCATCACACGCGCTACCACTACGATCGCCCGATTCAGATCATGCCGCAGGTCGTGCGGTTGCGCCCCGCGCCGCATTGCCGCACGCCGATCGTCGGCTACTCGCTAAAGGTCACTCCGGAAAAGCACTTCATCAATTGGCAGCAAGACCCGCACGGCAACTTCCTGGCGCGGCTTGTGTTTCCCGAGAAGTCGGATGTGTTCAGCATCGAAGTCGACCTCTTGGCCGAGCTGACGGTCGTGAACCCGTTCGACTTCTTCTTGGAGCCGAGCGCCGAAAAGATTCCGTTTAAGTACGACGCCAACTCGTCGGAAGATCTGCGACCTTATTTGGTTACCGTTCCGCTCGGCCAAAAGATGGCCCAGTTCTTGGGCACGATCTCGCGCGAAGAAATGCGCACCGTCGACTATCTCGTCTATCTCAATAGCTTGGTCAACAAACGCGTCGAGTACGTCGTGCGTATGGATCCGGGCGTGCAAACTCCCGAAGAAACGCTGACGCTCGGTAAAGGCTCCTGTCGCGATTCCGCTTGGCTGCTCGTGCAAGTGCTGCGCGAGCTCGGTCTCGCCGCCCGTTTTTGCAGCGGCTACCTGATTCAACTCACGGCCGACGTGAAATCGCTCGATGGCCCTTCCGGCACCGAGGTCGACTTCACCGATCTCCACGCCTGGACCGAGGTCTTCTTGCCCGGCGCAGGTTGGATCGGGCTCGACCCAACCTCGGGCCTGTTCGCCGGCGAAGGCCACATCCCGCTCGCGGCGACTCCCGACCCGAGCTCGGCGGCCCCTGTGACCGGCTCCGTCGAGCCGTGCGAGACGACCTTCGACTTCGCCATGACGGTGACGCGCATTCACGAAGACCCGCGCGTCACGAAACCGTATACCGAAGAGCAATGGGCCACGATCGAAAAGCTCGGCCATCAGGTCGATGCCGAGATCGCCGCCAACGATATGCGTCTGACGATGGGGGGCGAGCCGACGTTCGTTTCCATCGACGACGTCGAAGGAGACGAATGGAATACGGCGGCGATGGGCCCGCTCAAGCGCAAGCTCTCCGGCCAGCTCATTCGCCGCCTAGCCGATAAGTTCTCGATCGGCCCGTTGATGCATTACGGCCAAGGAAAATGGTATCCCGGCGAACCGCTTCCGCGCTGGTCGCTCAGTTGCTATTGGCGCAAAGACGGCCAAAAAATCTGGAACGATCTCAGCCTGATCGCGGAAGATGAAGCCGGCTTGAAACATACGGAAGCCGATGCCCAAGCGTTCGTCACGGAGCTCGCCGGCCGGCTCGGCGTCGACGCCGACAACGCGGAAGCCGCTTACGAAGACGCTTGGTATTACATGTGGAAGGAACGCAAACTTCCGAGCAACGTCGATCCGCTCAAGTCGAACTTGGCCGATAAGGTCGAGCGCGATCGATTAGCCAAGGTCTTTACGCAAGGCTTGAATAAGGTCGTCGGCTACGCGCTGCCGCTGGCGCGCAACGCGTTCGGCACCGCGCCGGGCTGGCGTAGCGGATCGTGGTTCCTGCGCGACGAACATATGTATCTCTTGCCGGGCGATTCGCCGATGGGCTATCGCTTGCCGCTCGACTCGTTCCCTTGGGTCGCGCCGAAGGACTTCCCGCATGTACTTCCGTCCGATCCGTTTGCGGATCGGGGACCGCTTCCCGGCCGGCTCGATCTTCCGGGGAGCGAGAATTGGTTGAAGGCTTATAAAAGCGCCGGCCAAAACGGCACCACGAACGGCTACGGCGGCCACGCGCCGTTTCCGCAATCACGTGAGTTTCTTGCCCCCGGCATGACCAACTACGCCTCGACCGTCATTCGCCGCCAGATGAACGGCGACGGCGGCTTGGGCGAGCATGGCGCAGGAGCAGGCAACGTCGCACTCGAAACGCCGCGCCTGGCGGAATCGCGTACGTTGCCGTGGCCGCAGAACGCGACGATTCCCGAGAACGTCGTGCTGCTCGAGCAAGGCAAATCGGCGCAGAGTATCGTGCGTACGGCCCTGTGTGTCGAGCCGCGCAACGGCAAGCTCCACATCTTCATGCCGCCGCTCGAGCACGTCGAAGACTATCTCGACCTCGTGGCGAAGCTCGAACAAACGGCCGAGCATCTCAAGCTGCCGATCGTCATCGAAGGCTACTTGCCGCCGCACGATCATCGCTTGACCTACTTGCGAGTGACCCCTGATCCGGGCGTGATCGAAGTCAACTTGCAACCGGCCGCCAGTTGGGACGAGCTCGTCCGCAACACGACCGTGCTCTATGACGAAGCGCGCCAAACGCGGCTCGGCACCGAGAAGTTCATGCTCGACGGGCGTCACACCGGCACCGGCGGCGGCAATCATATCGTGCTCGGCGGGCCAACCGCGGCCGACAGCCCGATCTTACGACGACCGGATCTGCTCCGCAGCTTGGTCGGCTACTGGAACAACCATCCGTCGTTGTCGTATCTGTTCTCGGGCTTGTTCGTCGGACCGACGAGCCAAGCACCGCGTATGGACGAAGCACGCCATGAGGCGGTCTACGAGCTCGAAACGGCGTTCCAACAACTTCCCGACGCGCCGAACTGTCCGCCTTGGATGACCGACCGGTTGTTCCGGCACTTGCTCATCGACGTGACGGGCAACACGCATCGGGCCGAGTTCTGCATCGACAAGCTCTTCTCGCCCGACTCCAGCACCGGACGGCTCGGGCTCGTCGAACTGCGAGCCTTCGAGATGCCGCCGCACGCCCGAATGAGCCTGACGCAGCAGCTTTTGTTGCGCGGCTTGCTCGCCGAGTTCTGGAAGCGGCCTTACCAAAGCCCGCTCGTTCGCTGGGGAACCGGCCTGCACGACCGCTTCATGCTGCCGCACTTCATCGCCGAAGACTTCGTCGACGTGATCGACGACTTGAAATCGGCGGGCTTCGATTTCCAACAAGATTGGTTCGACGCTCACTTCGAGTTCCGCTTTCCGTTCTGCGGAAAGATCGTGCAGCGCGGCGTCGAAGTCGAAATTCGCCAAGCGATCGAGCCGTGGCATGTGTTGGGCGAAGAGTCGAGCGCGTCGGGCACTTCCCGTTTCGTCGATTCTTCGGTCGAGCGGGTGCAAGTGAAAGTCTCCGGCCTGATCGATCCGCGCCACGCGATCACCTGCAACGGACGACGCGTTCCGCTACATCCGACCGGCAAGCTCGGCGAGTATGTCGCCGGAGTTCGCTATCGTGCGTGGCAGCCGCCGTCGTGTCTGCATCCGACGATCGGCGTTCACGCGCCGCTCACGTTCGACGTCGTCGACACCTGGTCGCAGCGTTCGATCGGCGGCTGCATGTGGCACGTCGCGCATCCCGGCGGCTTGAGCTATACGACTTTTCCGATTAACGCCTATGAAGCGGAGACGCGGCGAACATCGCGGTTCTTCGCGATGGGGCACACGCCCGGAAAAATCACGGTGCCGCCCGATGAGCGCAATAAGGACTACCCGATGACGCTCGATCTTCGTCGCGATCCGGTTCGCGAATTCCCGGTCTGA
- a CDS encoding circularly permuted type 2 ATP-grasp protein produces the protein MSVSTEAAPTRPPDDILAGYTPPAGVFDEMVDGFGQLRPSWKRFISALGESGSEGMVRQADQARRLLRDNGVTYNVYGESHDAERPWELDCVPLLISSNEWNTLADGLTQRATLLNLILIDLYGRQDLLKQGLLPAELVLGHPGYLLPCRDLRVPNDCYLHLYAAHLGRRSDGSWLVLADRTQGPSGAGYALENRLVVSRVLAESFHEARVRRLASFFKTLRESLFSIATRHRENPRVVLLTPGPSSSAYFEDAYLARYLGYTLVEGGDLTVRDNSVFLKTLGGLLPVDVVLRRLQDNDCDPLELRSESMSGVAGLLQAARSGNVVIANALGSGMLEAPALAAFLPELCRRVLGEELKLSSVPTWWCGREEDRRYVLDNMSRLLIKPALLHRNRKTIHGGQLSPSERERLAEQIRRRPHAYAAQELIDRSSAPVWTRGELQPRHVALRTFVTAAGDHYDAMPGGLIRVSGDSNLLGTSMSAGQGSKDLWILSDGPVTPVTLLRAPDVPVDLRRSGNDLPSRVADNMFWLGRQIERAEGIVRQWRSVITRWISESEPGGMSEIPIFFDALLADWHDEEPARVTASDPYHVRFQELLRLLYDESRADSLRSTIHSVHRLASIVRDRLSVDSYRILSQLEREIGSGRIPEQNTLNEVLVQLNQLIFLLSSFSGMGMESMTRGPSWRFLDMGRRIERAQHTVRLLKGTLVRKLVEPVPVIEALMEIADSAMTYRARYLTSIQLAPALDLVMTDESNPRSVAFQLAALADHVKGLPHDEGKPQSTREQRVMLAVQTELRLTDVEALCSAADNDGDHRELGELLQRLEKHLTALAEAIAHTYLVHAGPSRHLGRITVSGGNLP, from the coding sequence ATGAGCGTTTCGACCGAAGCCGCACCGACGCGGCCTCCGGATGACATTCTCGCCGGATACACTCCGCCGGCCGGTGTCTTCGACGAAATGGTCGACGGCTTCGGGCAGTTGCGCCCTTCTTGGAAGCGCTTCATCTCCGCGCTTGGCGAGTCGGGCAGCGAAGGGATGGTGCGCCAAGCCGACCAAGCCCGACGGTTGCTGCGCGACAACGGCGTCACTTACAACGTCTACGGCGAGTCGCACGATGCCGAACGGCCGTGGGAGCTCGACTGCGTTCCGCTGCTGATTTCCAGCAACGAATGGAATACGCTCGCCGACGGCCTCACGCAACGAGCCACGTTGCTGAACCTAATTTTGATCGACCTTTACGGTCGACAAGATTTGCTGAAGCAAGGCCTGCTCCCGGCGGAGCTCGTGCTCGGGCATCCCGGCTACTTGCTCCCCTGCCGCGACTTGCGCGTGCCGAACGATTGCTATCTTCATCTCTATGCGGCGCATCTCGGCCGCCGCTCCGACGGCAGTTGGCTCGTCCTCGCCGACCGGACGCAAGGGCCTTCCGGCGCCGGCTATGCGCTGGAGAATCGACTGGTCGTCTCGCGTGTGTTGGCGGAAAGCTTTCACGAAGCGCGCGTCCGCAGGCTGGCTTCGTTCTTCAAGACGTTGCGCGAGTCGCTCTTCTCGATCGCCACGCGACACCGCGAAAATCCGCGCGTCGTGCTACTTACGCCGGGGCCATCGAGCTCGGCATACTTCGAAGACGCTTATCTCGCGCGCTACCTCGGCTACACGCTCGTCGAAGGGGGCGACCTCACGGTTCGCGACAACTCCGTGTTTCTCAAGACGCTCGGCGGGCTGCTGCCGGTCGATGTCGTCTTGCGTCGCTTACAAGACAACGATTGCGATCCGTTGGAATTACGCAGCGAATCGATGTCGGGAGTCGCCGGGCTGCTGCAAGCGGCGCGTTCGGGCAACGTCGTCATCGCGAACGCGCTCGGCAGCGGCATGCTTGAAGCTCCCGCGCTCGCCGCGTTTCTACCGGAGCTTTGTCGTCGGGTTCTCGGCGAAGAATTGAAACTCTCCTCGGTGCCAACCTGGTGGTGCGGCCGCGAAGAAGACCGCCGTTACGTGCTCGACAACATGTCGAGGCTGCTGATCAAGCCCGCACTGCTGCACCGCAATCGCAAAACGATCCACGGCGGCCAGCTTTCGCCCTCGGAACGGGAACGCTTAGCCGAACAAATTCGCCGCCGTCCGCATGCCTACGCGGCGCAAGAACTGATCGACCGCTCGTCGGCACCGGTCTGGACGCGCGGTGAGCTCCAGCCGCGGCATGTCGCCCTGCGCACGTTCGTCACCGCGGCCGGCGACCACTACGATGCGATGCCCGGCGGCTTGATTCGAGTCTCGGGCGACTCCAACTTGCTCGGCACCTCGATGTCGGCCGGCCAAGGCAGCAAAGACCTGTGGATCTTGTCGGACGGGCCCGTCACGCCGGTCACGCTGCTCCGCGCTCCCGACGTACCGGTCGACCTGCGCCGCAGCGGCAACGATCTACCGAGCCGCGTTGCCGACAATATGTTTTGGTTGGGCCGGCAAATCGAACGGGCCGAAGGAATCGTGCGGCAATGGCGCAGCGTTATTACGCGCTGGATCAGTGAATCGGAACCGGGCGGGATGTCGGAGATTCCGATCTTCTTCGACGCGCTGCTGGCCGACTGGCACGACGAAGAGCCGGCCCGCGTTACCGCGAGCGATCCCTACCATGTCCGGTTTCAAGAGTTGCTGCGGCTGCTCTACGACGAGTCGCGCGCCGATTCCCTGCGCTCGACGATCCACTCCGTACATCGCTTGGCGTCGATCGTCCGCGATCGGCTCTCGGTCGACAGCTACCGCATTCTCAGCCAGCTGGAACGAGAGATCGGCAGCGGCAGGATTCCCGAGCAAAACACGCTGAACGAAGTGCTCGTGCAGCTCAATCAATTGATCTTCCTCCTCTCCAGCTTCAGCGGGATGGGAATGGAGAGCATGACCCGCGGCCCAAGCTGGCGGTTCCTCGACATGGGCCGGCGCATCGAACGGGCGCAGCATACGGTTCGCCTGCTGAAAGGGACACTCGTTCGCAAACTCGTCGAGCCGGTCCCGGTGATCGAAGCCTTGATGGAAATCGCCGACAGCGCGATGACGTATCGAGCTCGCTACCTAACCTCGATTCAGCTCGCACCGGCGCTCGATCTGGTGATGACCGATGAATCCAATCCCCGTTCGGTGGCGTTTCAACTTGCGGCATTGGCCGACCATGTGAAAGGCTTGCCGCACGACGAAGGGAAGCCGCAATCGACGCGCGAACAGCGTGTTATGCTGGCCGTACAAACGGAGCTGCGCCTCACCGATGTCGAAGCCTTATGCTCCGCCGCCGACAACGATGGAGATCATAGGGAACTAGGCGAGTTGCTCCAACGACTCGAAAAGCATCTCACGGCCTTGGCCGAAGCGATCGCCCACACCTATCTCGTTCACGCCGGGCCGTCGCGGCATCTCGGTCGCATCACCGTCTCCGGCGGGAACTTGCCATGA
- a CDS encoding putative zinc-binding peptidase — protein MRNYVCTCGGTIYFDNNICLKCSSELGFCPGCRTLAPLAATPDGGIRCGRPECGIALIKCFNYGEHQVCNRCVALEGAPAGALCDCCRFNETIPDLTVPGNKSKWYSLETAKRRLFYDLSELGLPYGTTADGIEPALRFDFKADIIPKGNYWRATGQSETVYTGHDAGRITINIREADDVEREKLRVVMNEAHRTLIGHFRHEIGHFYWDALIKGRPEREAECIAVFGDHNNPTYDVALERYYKNGPLPKWQETFVSAYATMHPWEDFAETWATYLDMTSTLDTAEHVGFGGITDPTNADLDMMIARYQAFGLAANEINRNLGLLNLVPEVFLKPVVEKLRYIHRLVIQGRADNPLFQTAGDTNEPTCAVAAAANAQPPNAQSQNAQPVNA, from the coding sequence ATGCGAAACTACGTTTGTACCTGCGGCGGCACGATCTACTTCGACAACAACATCTGCTTGAAGTGTTCGAGCGAATTGGGGTTCTGTCCCGGCTGTCGCACGTTGGCCCCGCTTGCCGCGACGCCCGACGGCGGCATCCGCTGCGGCCGTCCGGAGTGCGGCATCGCGCTCATCAAGTGCTTCAACTACGGCGAGCATCAAGTTTGCAATCGCTGCGTCGCGCTGGAAGGGGCTCCGGCAGGAGCGCTCTGCGATTGCTGCCGGTTCAATGAAACGATTCCCGACCTCACGGTGCCGGGCAATAAATCGAAATGGTATTCGCTCGAAACCGCGAAGCGCCGACTGTTTTACGACTTGAGCGAACTCGGTTTGCCCTATGGAACCACGGCCGACGGCATCGAGCCGGCGCTCCGCTTCGACTTTAAAGCCGACATCATTCCTAAAGGAAACTACTGGCGAGCCACTGGACAATCGGAAACGGTTTACACCGGCCACGACGCCGGACGCATTACGATCAACATTCGCGAGGCCGACGACGTCGAGCGCGAAAAGCTGCGCGTCGTGATGAACGAAGCCCATCGAACTTTGATCGGCCATTTTCGCCACGAGATCGGCCACTTTTATTGGGACGCGCTCATCAAGGGCCGGCCAGAGCGAGAAGCGGAGTGCATCGCCGTGTTCGGCGATCACAACAACCCGACCTACGACGTCGCGCTGGAGCGATACTACAAAAACGGGCCGCTTCCGAAGTGGCAAGAGACGTTTGTCAGCGCCTATGCGACGATGCATCCTTGGGAAGATTTCGCCGAAACCTGGGCGACCTATCTCGACATGACGAGCACGCTCGACACGGCCGAGCACGTCGGCTTCGGCGGCATTACCGATCCGACGAACGCCGATCTCGATATGATGATCGCGCGCTACCAAGCGTTCGGGCTCGCGGCGAATGAGATCAATCGCAACTTGGGGTTATTGAATCTGGTGCCCGAGGTGTTTTTGAAGCCGGTCGTGGAAAAGCTGCGCTACATTCATCGTTTGGTGATTCAAGGGCGCGCGGACAATCCGCTGTTTCAAACGGCGGGGGATACGAACGAGCCGACGTGTGCCGTGGCTGCCGCCGCGAATGCGCAACCACCGAATGCGCAATCCCAAAATGCTCAGCCCGTGAATGCCTAG
- a CDS encoding transglutaminase family protein: MKYRVRHSTTYSYDDTVPICQNEAHLKPRSCANQKCLSSTLTILPVPALMVERADYFGNHISFFSIQEGHRQLSISADSLVAIAEIAMPKVEETAPWESTLDLVRGTLDGPHFEARHFTFPSPYIPDTDDLADYARPSFAPGRRQLEVVLDLTHRIFTEFKFDPSATCINTPPSEVLRVRRGVCQDFAHLMIGCLRAFGLPARYVSGYLSTIPPAGRQRMVGADVSHAWVSVYFPNIGWLDFDPTNDLIPSTRHITLGWGRDYGDICPIKGVFIGGGLHAMKVSVDVEPI, translated from the coding sequence ATGAAATATCGAGTGCGCCATTCCACGACCTACAGCTACGACGACACGGTGCCGATCTGCCAGAACGAGGCGCATCTCAAGCCCCGCTCGTGTGCGAATCAAAAGTGCTTATCAAGCACCCTGACGATCTTGCCCGTGCCGGCGCTGATGGTCGAACGAGCCGACTACTTCGGGAATCACATCTCTTTTTTTTCGATTCAAGAAGGGCATCGGCAACTCTCGATCTCGGCCGATAGCCTGGTCGCGATCGCCGAAATTGCGATGCCGAAGGTGGAAGAAACGGCTCCCTGGGAATCGACGCTCGATTTGGTGCGCGGCACCCTCGACGGTCCGCATTTCGAGGCGCGCCACTTCACGTTCCCCTCGCCGTACATCCCCGACACCGACGACTTAGCCGACTACGCTCGTCCGTCGTTCGCGCCGGGCCGCCGGCAGCTCGAGGTCGTGCTCGACCTCACGCATCGGATCTTCACGGAGTTTAAGTTCGACCCCTCGGCGACTTGCATCAACACGCCGCCGAGTGAAGTGTTGCGCGTCCGTCGCGGCGTGTGCCAAGACTTCGCCCATCTGATGATCGGCTGCTTGCGTGCGTTCGGCCTGCCCGCGCGCTACGTCAGCGGCTATCTCTCGACGATTCCTCCGGCAGGCCGGCAGCGCATGGTCGGAGCCGACGTTTCGCATGCCTGGGTCTCGGTTTACTTTCCGAACATCGGTTGGCTCGACTTCGACCCCACGAACGACCTCATCCCTTCGACCCGGCATATCACGCTCGGCTGGGGCCGCGACTACGGCGACATTTGCCCGATCAAAGGGGTCTTCATCGGCGGCGGCTTGCATGCCATGAAAGTTTCCGTCGACGTCGAGCCGATCTAG
- a CDS encoding HEAT repeat domain-containing protein — protein MSKTTRFWMFIGILASLVRISSAVGQSTNAEPAFDLTVEQRQWMENLRLGKEVGPSAAKLYYAQVKPAYPLFYEAWSQAEPALKIQLLGFIANRRMPRWEEVLHVAAADDRRELRVEALRYFQYLDADAKTIGRLRTTLGDADREVRWMAAKALAQMPAAVVELRAEVKSWIENPDVLLRQPLLANIVPSDKVLDHVEPYWLAALANPDAMTRMSAAEGLQRLKTFAPARLRNGVVEPRSEERGKLCDSLLNLMIKDLGHADAALAGASMYALVALGSPALEQRIVEMLSSDELPARARAAEVLRKRKAAFDPSLLSPVFERGDETLQLFVCGTLGRVQTAACAPVAAKGLASKHPSVRQAMLYTLENLPANVSGPILIQALKHEDPNVRRRTATILGRRRDTDALAALDHVAELDADVTVRDAARRAAAIVGGRDLAKILVDRKQLLEQTSERPVRKFDLAPGGIPIDVEGVMQIDSHKQLFVDDLIVASIGTAERKAHSFRKDPRNPIFEQEYPWERQGTLTFVSSVHYDIETRLFIAWYHSMLGAPDATKGELGRTPLIAYSVDGIHWQRPLIGQKAWVGSKTNNVVGTSNNIVPIPAAKDPTKRYASYVFHPEKNALAVAYSPDGIGEWTEFKAVCGGGRDVVTACRDDLGGGYFAFMKWRLGPWSRRSAWAAWGPTPDAMTRGPINITADLTDDQGSANRIAAAFPTLDYFQPSQFHTEIYEVTPFIYEGHYFGLPMRFDVSGRGGGNIDGITDVMLIASRDKQGKQGWQRPAGSESAPLLALGRWGEWDSGQIYGPNGLLVVDDEIVFYYTGACFGHEPEGSKSDGEGNSAYRAAIGRATLRLDGLVSLHADDTEATIATKKLRFLGSRLQVNAACAQGTLLVEMCDAAGAPIPGFTFADCDPFIGDALRHVVSWRGKSDLSGWAGKAMQVRFRLRNGDLYAMQFTIR, from the coding sequence ATGTCAAAGACAACACGATTTTGGATGTTCATCGGCATACTTGCATCGTTGGTGCGAATCTCAAGTGCGGTCGGCCAATCGACCAACGCGGAACCGGCCTTCGACCTCACCGTCGAACAGCGACAATGGATGGAAAACCTTCGGCTTGGGAAAGAGGTCGGGCCGTCGGCGGCAAAGCTGTACTACGCACAAGTAAAACCTGCCTATCCGTTGTTCTACGAGGCTTGGTCTCAGGCCGAACCGGCTCTCAAGATCCAACTTCTAGGGTTCATCGCCAATCGCAGAATGCCCCGTTGGGAAGAAGTTTTGCATGTCGCCGCAGCCGACGATCGACGAGAGTTGCGCGTCGAAGCGCTCCGTTATTTCCAGTACCTCGACGCCGACGCCAAGACCATCGGCCGACTACGAACGACGCTCGGAGACGCCGATCGAGAAGTACGTTGGATGGCCGCCAAGGCCCTCGCACAAATGCCGGCGGCAGTGGTCGAACTGCGCGCGGAGGTGAAGTCGTGGATCGAAAACCCCGACGTTCTTTTACGTCAGCCGTTGCTGGCGAACATCGTGCCGAGCGACAAGGTGCTCGATCATGTCGAGCCTTACTGGCTCGCGGCGTTGGCAAACCCCGACGCAATGACGCGCATGTCGGCGGCGGAAGGCCTGCAGCGGTTGAAGACTTTCGCGCCTGCAAGACTTCGAAACGGAGTCGTCGAACCCAGATCGGAAGAGAGAGGCAAACTCTGCGATTCGCTGCTCAACCTCATGATCAAAGATCTCGGGCACGCCGATGCGGCACTTGCCGGTGCTTCGATGTACGCTCTTGTTGCGCTTGGGAGTCCTGCTCTTGAGCAGCGCATCGTCGAGATGCTTAGCAGCGATGAATTGCCCGCGCGAGCCCGTGCCGCGGAGGTGTTGCGTAAGCGGAAAGCGGCTTTCGACCCGTCCTTGCTTTCACCGGTGTTCGAGCGAGGCGACGAAACGCTGCAACTTTTCGTCTGCGGCACTTTAGGACGTGTGCAAACGGCGGCCTGTGCGCCGGTCGCAGCGAAGGGGCTTGCGAGCAAACACCCCTCCGTGCGACAAGCAATGCTCTACACATTGGAAAACTTGCCGGCGAACGTGAGCGGGCCGATCTTGATTCAAGCTTTGAAACACGAGGACCCGAACGTTCGACGACGAACCGCAACGATCCTGGGACGGCGTCGCGATACCGATGCACTAGCGGCGCTCGATCACGTCGCCGAACTCGATGCCGACGTCACGGTTCGCGATGCCGCACGTCGCGCCGCGGCGATCGTCGGCGGGCGCGACCTCGCCAAGATACTCGTCGATCGTAAGCAACTGCTCGAGCAAACATCCGAGCGACCCGTTCGCAAATTCGATCTCGCCCCAGGAGGCATTCCGATCGATGTCGAGGGGGTGATGCAGATCGATTCGCACAAGCAACTCTTCGTCGATGATTTGATCGTCGCGAGCATCGGCACCGCCGAACGGAAGGCGCATTCGTTCCGGAAAGACCCGCGCAATCCGATCTTCGAGCAAGAGTATCCTTGGGAGCGACAAGGGACGCTGACGTTCGTCAGTTCGGTGCATTACGACATCGAGACGAGGCTCTTCATTGCGTGGTATCACTCGATGCTCGGTGCCCCGGACGCGACGAAAGGAGAGCTTGGTCGAACGCCGCTCATCGCTTATAGCGTCGATGGAATTCATTGGCAGCGGCCTCTCATCGGGCAAAAAGCGTGGGTCGGATCGAAAACGAATAACGTCGTCGGCACGTCGAACAATATCGTGCCGATCCCCGCTGCCAAGGATCCGACTAAGCGTTATGCGTCGTACGTTTTTCATCCGGAAAAGAACGCTCTCGCCGTCGCCTACTCGCCGGATGGCATCGGTGAATGGACCGAGTTCAAAGCGGTTTGCGGCGGCGGGCGCGATGTCGTGACCGCGTGTCGCGACGATCTCGGCGGGGGCTATTTCGCGTTTATGAAATGGCGTTTGGGTCCCTGGTCGCGACGGAGTGCCTGGGCCGCTTGGGGGCCGACGCCCGACGCGATGACGCGCGGGCCGATCAACATCACGGCCGACCTCACCGACGACCAAGGCTCGGCAAACCGAATCGCCGCGGCATTTCCGACTCTCGACTACTTCCAACCAAGCCAATTTCACACCGAGATTTACGAAGTAACTCCGTTCATTTACGAAGGACACTACTTCGGGCTCCCGATGCGTTTCGACGTGAGCGGCCGCGGAGGAGGCAACATCGATGGAATTACCGATGTGATGCTCATCGCTTCGCGCGACAAACAGGGGAAACAAGGGTGGCAAAGACCCGCCGGCTCGGAGAGCGCCCCTTTGCTCGCTCTCGGACGCTGGGGAGAGTGGGACTCAGGCCAAATCTACGGCCCGAACGGCTTGCTCGTGGTCGACGATGAAATCGTGTTTTACTATACGGGCGCCTGCTTCGGACACGAGCCCGAAGGAAGCAAATCGGACGGCGAAGGAAACTCGGCTTACCGCGCAGCGATCGGCCGAGCTACGTTGCGACTAGATGGCTTAGTCTCGCTGCATGCGGACGATACCGAAGCCACGATCGCAACCAAGAAGCTCCGTTTCCTCGGCTCGCGATTGCAAGTGAATGCCGCCTGCGCGCAAGGGACGCTGCTCGTCGAAATGTGCGACGCTGCGGGAGCACCGATTCCCGGGTTTACGTTTGCCGACTGCGATCCTTTCATCGGCGATGCGTTACGCCACGTCGTGAGTTGGCGGGGAAAGTCCGATCTGTCGGGCTGGGCCGGCAAGGCGATGCAAGTGCGCTTCAGGCTTCGCAACGGCGATCTCTATGCGATGCAATTTACGATCAGGTGA